A portion of the Spirochaetales bacterium genome contains these proteins:
- the nuoE gene encoding NADH-quinone oxidoreductase subunit NuoE, with the protein MGLKNESVLREEKGIHRFKIDLLRKTNESSSLIPLLQSAQESYGYIPEDAIYYISELVGIPAADIYGVITFYTQFRLRPLGKYLIKVCEGTACHVNGAKKIVKAIHSELGINIGETDPDGFFSLQSVACLGCCSLSPAMMIGDRTYGSLTVETVRKILKNYREGAIEE; encoded by the coding sequence ATGGGACTGAAAAATGAAAGTGTTTTACGGGAAGAGAAGGGAATACATCGGTTTAAAATCGATTTACTCAGAAAAACGAATGAAAGCAGTTCATTGATCCCCCTTTTACAGTCCGCACAGGAATCTTACGGCTACATTCCGGAAGACGCGATTTACTATATCAGCGAACTTGTCGGCATTCCCGCAGCCGACATATACGGGGTGATTACCTTTTACACCCAATTCAGGTTACGGCCCCTGGGGAAATACCTCATCAAGGTCTGTGAAGGGACCGCCTGTCATGTCAACGGCGCGAAGAAAATCGTCAAGGCCATTCACAGCGAACTGGGAATAAACATTGGTGAAACGGACCCGGACGGGTTTTTTTCACTTCAATCAGTCGCGTGTTTAGGTTGTTGTTCGTTGTCACCGGCGATGATGATAGGGGACCGGACATACGGAAGTCTGACGGTGGAGACTGTGCGGAAGATTCTGAAAAACTACAGGGAAGGCGCCATAGAGGAGTGA
- a CDS encoding response regulator produces the protein MQRNILLVDDEASLRTTLSLGLMQHGFTPIPCENGLMALKKLETYIRNNIPPDIIIADIRLPDIDGIKLVKIIKFKYPNIPVIVITAYGEMVNSEEISTLNINAFMEKPFTADALSEECEKIFELDIKKEVPPVREAVKPQPVCSAYVLIKANSGCDIITLYQDLFNRENVLYCDATRGEYDIFLLLQAATPRELEKTVETRIRTLDGVETIEYLGVTVPVLDYATQEILLNAEKALAAEQESFGQTRDRKHRVCSYLLVELEHEKLDTIYPVLRLNDRIVYCDCTTGGYDLVLLVTGGDYNDIDRMVNSRILTIDGILRIKELPVVNLMEM, from the coding sequence ATGCAGAGAAATATTTTACTGGTCGATGACGAAGCGTCATTGAGGACAACCCTTTCATTGGGGCTTATGCAGCACGGCTTTACCCCCATACCCTGTGAAAACGGATTGATGGCACTAAAGAAACTGGAGACCTACATCCGGAACAATATTCCTCCCGATATCATTATCGCCGATATCAGGTTGCCCGATATCGACGGCATCAAACTCGTGAAAATTATCAAATTCAAGTACCCGAATATCCCGGTCATCGTTATTACCGCATACGGGGAGATGGTGAACTCCGAGGAAATCTCCACACTCAATATCAACGCCTTTATGGAGAAACCCTTTACCGCCGACGCACTTTCCGAGGAATGTGAAAAAATTTTCGAACTCGACATCAAAAAGGAAGTACCTCCCGTTCGGGAAGCCGTAAAACCTCAGCCTGTCTGTTCCGCGTACGTTCTCATAAAGGCGAATTCGGGCTGCGACATTATCACACTCTACCAGGACCTGTTCAATCGGGAGAATGTTCTCTATTGCGATGCGACGAGGGGTGAATACGATATTTTTCTCCTGCTGCAGGCGGCGACCCCCCGCGAACTCGAGAAAACGGTCGAGACCCGGATACGCACCCTCGACGGGGTGGAGACAATCGAGTATCTGGGGGTTACCGTTCCCGTGTTGGATTACGCAACGCAAGAAATCCTCCTGAATGCGGAGAAAGCTCTTGCCGCGGAACAGGAGTCGTTCGGGCAGACACGCGACAGGAAACACCGCGTGTGTTCATATCTTCTCGTCGAACTGGAACATGAAAAACTCGATACGATTTACCCGGTTCTCAGGCTGAACGACCGTATTGTGTATTGTGACTGCACAACCGGAGGCTATGACCTGGTATTACTTGTCACTGGCGGCGATTACAATGACATCGACAGAATGGTGAACTCGAGAATTCTTACGATCGACGGGATACTCCGAATCAAGGAACTTCCGGTGGTCAATCTCATGGAAATGTAA